In Methanothermobacter tenebrarum, the sequence TACAAGGAATACCATAGACTCGGCACAATAATGGATGATAAAACAATGCTATTAGCATCCTATGCTAGTATAAAGCGTATAGAAGAATATTTAGCATCCACTAGTCCGGTCAATCATTGGCTCCTACTTTCGGCATACATTATTGGTTTATTCTTTGCGGAAATTTCAACATCATATCTGAATGTGCCCACCGGTCTTGGGATCCATGCCATTATATTGTTCATATTATTTTTACATTCTTCATTAGCCCCCAATGAAAAACTTAAAAGGCTCCTAAACTCCATGATGATACTACCACTACTCAGGATTATAGGACTATCAATGCCAATAGTAAAGATCCCCCAGCTCTATTGGTTCATAATAATAGCAATACCACTCTTCGCAGCCTCATACACACTAATGAAAATCCAAGGACTGGGGATAAAAGATGTTGGCCTAACTCTAAAAAGGCCTATTTCACAATTCTTAATAGCCTTGACAGGAATCCCACTAGGTTATATCGAATTTAAGATACTACACCCAAATGCTCTAATACCCGAAGCAAGCTTACAATATCTTCTATTGGGTTCTATGGTGTTAATAGGCACAGGATTTGCGGAGGAGATATTCTTCAGGGGGTTACTCCAGAGGAATTCGGAGGATCTCCTCGGGGCATTCCCGGGCCTATTATACACGGCTATACTTTTTAGTATATTCCATATCGGGTGGAAGTCAGTCCATGACCTTATATTCGTATTTTTAGTCGCTATTTTCTATGGTTACAGTTACCATAAAACAAGGAGCATAATTGGTGTAACATTGTCCCACGGATTATCCAATTCAATACTATTCCTCTTCATGCCATTCCTCTAATAATCCTTTGATATAATCTATAAGTTCTTCGCGTATACTTTCATCCCATAGGGCGAATTCAATTGAACTTTTAAGCCAGTCGACCTTGTTACCAATATCATAGGTTTTACCATCGAATAGGTAGCCGTAGATTCTATCAAGGCGTCTCATTGCATCTGTCAATTGGATTTCACCACCAACACCAGGGGGGGTATCCTTTATATGATCAAATATTTCACTTTCAAGAAGGTATCTTCCTATTATAGCAAGATTGGATGGGGCCTCATCTGCTGGGGGTTTCTCAACCAGATCCTCTACAAGATAGAGGTTTCTAGTTATGGGTTTGGGGTTGATCACACCA encodes:
- a CDS encoding tetratricopeptide repeat protein, giving the protein MKNDFEKLQVKLLKYAHRGDLEGTAKTLLKLGEIYQKNKMENQALESYENARKLYNKCKNPRGDAQTILNIGKIYEKKGEHGKAQRMYKKAAEKFKKFNDTKNQATSLYHHARLLEKKGKFEDALKSYKEYHRLGTIMDDKTMLLASYASIKRIEEYLASTSPVNHWLLLSAYIIGLFFAEISTSYLNVPTGLGIHAIILFILFLHSSLAPNEKLKRLLNSMMILPLLRIIGLSMPIVKIPQLYWFIIIAIPLFAASYTLMKIQGLGIKDVGLTLKRPISQFLIALTGIPLGYIEFKILHPNALIPEASLQYLLLGSMVLIGTGFAEEIFFRGLLQRNSEDLLGAFPGLLYTAILFSIFHIGWKSVHDLIFVFLVAIFYGYSYHKTRSIIGVTLSHGLSNSILFLFMPFL